In Plasmodium falciparum 3D7 genome assembly, chromosome: 8, the following proteins share a genomic window:
- a CDS encoding protein phosphatase PPM7, putative, whose translation MPVINGAHVISMKNYTLVSDAYGEKGVKKVYEDEYLICENLKSFNKNLHPNFNFACFCLFDGHNGKNTAMFLKRNLAQELSNSFLEMQNTYDSSLPIPDHFIKISVNNTCKRIDERIAQEYPNSRDGATCVIVLIKDEYAYIINIGDSCAYLCRYLNNSNQAIELVDIHKPWVITEKERIIKHGGTIENGRVNDIIDVTRSFGDLSLKKYGLLCTGTFKKFKINSDDNFIILGTDGFFGSVDINYVINEITNLSKKEERLVNVEKKKTVFDAKSICNIMVEHAIVDKKSQDNVTVVLIKFLHK comes from the exons atgcCTGTAATAAATGGAGCACATGTTATTTCTATGA aAAATTATACTTTAGTTAGTGATGCATATGGTGAAAAGGGAGTAAAGAAAGTTTATGAAGATGAATATTTGATATgtgaaaatttaaaaagttttaataaaaacTTACATCCTAATTTCAACTTTgc ttgtttttgtttatttgatGGGCATAATGGGAAAAATACAGCcatgtttttaaaaagaaatttggCACAAGAGTTATCAAATAGTTTCTTAGAAATGCAGAATACATATGATTCGTCTCTTCCCATACCTgatcattttataaaaata AGTGTTAATAATACATGTAAAAGGATTGATGAAAGGATAGCCCAAGAATATCCAAATAGCCGAG ACGGTGCCACGTGTGTGATAGTTTTAATAAAGGATGAATATgcttatataataaacataggAGATTCGTGTGCATATTTGTGTcgatatttaaataattctaaTCAGg CCATTGAATTAGTAGATATTCATAAACCTTGGGTTATAACAGAAAAggaaagaataataaaacatgGAGGCACTATTGAAAATGGAAGAGTGAACGATATAATCGATGTCACAAGATCTTTTGGAGACTTatc aTTAAAGAAATATGGCTTATTGTGCACGGGGACGTTTAAAAagtttaaaataaattctgacgataattttataattctgGGAACAGATGGATTTTTTGGTTCTGTTGATATCAATTATGTGATAAATGAAATAACAAATTTGTCTAAAAAG GAAGAACGATTGGTAAacgttgaaaaaaaaaagacagtATTCGATGCTAAGAGTATTTGCAATATTATGGTGGAACATGCTATTGTTGATAAAAAATCTCaa gATAATGTAACGGTTGTTTTAATCAAATTTCtgcacaaataa